The following proteins are encoded in a genomic region of Magallana gigas chromosome 1, xbMagGiga1.1, whole genome shotgun sequence:
- the LOC136270880 gene encoding protein draper-like isoform X2, producing MFLTNICINICIALWFAFSSAYDNLALNKPAHEEYPYNAFDTDASKALDGLKTDLTFLGGQCSMSAQNQRTSTWWVNLTSTRSIHDIRIYYMTGNVYWDATNGYTSGFLGFSIYVSNTTNKSEGKLCYKDTNFTPSTIPAVFNTTCFVHGQYVIYYNERLPGVTYPSGYSDYAFNDLCEVEVYGCPTPGFYGINCTIPCPDANCGYCHIETGTCQGGCKPGYKGHQCELECVNRKYGDGCQRNCGNCLNRAQCDHVIGTCLQGCEAGYKGQMCDQECDNGTYGNGCYKACGHCVNKSLCNHVNGTCFEGCDPGYRGSRCYQECQNRTYGYRCQRKCGHCLYSSHCDHVDGTCLQGCEAGYGGRTCNLVNLALRKPAYQENIYRHANVSAGNAVDGHKSNLRAFGGECSMSKNYERTATWWVNLESIYSIHNIRIYYRTENFPWGPSNGHTTRFLGFSIYVSNTTDKLEGKLCYKDRNFTRSTIPAVFNTTCFVHGQYVIYYNERLSGVTYPSGYSDYAINELCEVEVYGCPRPGYYGIDCDLPCPDINCGYCHIQTGTCQGGCKPGYKGHQCELECQDGYFGINCARECPANCNSCNKKSGLCDLGCHPGWKGTHCTEKCDGGPFGVNCSISCGRCLNNQQCHHINGTCVTGCDRGYIGNTCTEECDGHTYGYNCQEHCGICRNGEECDTVTGVCPNGCDTGYTGNNCKETCSNNTYGLLCSLTCGNCVDKQQCHHVTGKCPEGCAVGFQGEKCDKVQYLPPSAESADHPSITYSVSALLALCVIVIIFLTIRLCKNEQCYKCHQHKQPKDNKPVDTAPSTTGYDVNVDDGTAYQELNEVTNQPQRSDLGHTAVNPDTYVNVEGDNSAYQALGEVTQPSLYDTPFQK from the exons atgtttttgacaaatatttgtataaatatttgtattgctttatgGTTTGCCTTCTCTTCTGCTTACG ATAATTTGGCACTAAATAAACCAGCTCATGAAGAGTACCCATACAATGCTTTTGATACTGACGCCAGCAAGGCTCTTGATGGACTTAAGACTGATCTAACTTTTCTTGGAGGACAATGTTCAATGTCAGCCCAAAATCAACGTACCTCCACCTGGTGGGTCAATCTGACCAGTACCCGCAGTATCCACGACATCCGGATCTATTACATGACAGGCAATGTATATTGGG aTGCAACAAACGGATATACGTCGGGGTTTCTGGGATTTTCTATATACGTCTCAAACACAACAAACAAGTCGGAGGGAAAGCTTTGCTACAAAGACACCAACTTCACCCCAAGCACGATACCAGCTGTCTTTAACACCACCTGCTTTGTACATGGTCAAtacgtcatctactacaacgaGAGACTACCAGGAGTTACCTATCCTAGTGGATATTCTGACTACGCCTTTAACGACCTCTGTGAAGTAGAAGTCTATG GATGTCCTACACCTGGCTTTTATGGTATCAATTGCACCATTCCCTGTCCTGACGCCAACTGTGGATACTGTCACATCGAGACGGGCACCTGTCAGGGGGGATGTAAACCTGGATACAAAGGACACCAGTGTGAATTGG AATGTGTCAATAGAAAATACGGAGACGGATGCCAAAGGAATTGTGGGAATTGTTTAAATAGAGCGCAATGTGACCACGTAATTGGAACTTGCTTACAGGGGTGCGAGGCAGGGTACAAAGGTCAAATGTGTGATCAAG AATGTGACAATGGAACATACGGGAACGGATGCTATAAAGCATGTGGACATTGCGTGAACAAGTCGCTCTGTAACCACGTGAACGGGACCTGCTTTGAGGGATGTGATCCGGGATATAGAGGTTCTCGGTGTTATCAAG AATGTCAGAATAGAACATACGGTTACCGATGCCAGAGAAAATGTGGACATTGTTTATACAGCTCCCACTGTGACCACGTTGATGGAACTTGTTTACAGGGATGTGAAGCGGGCTATGGAGGACGCACATGTAACCTAG TTAACTTAGCTCTACGCAAACCAGCATATCAGGAGAACATATACAGACATGCTAACGTCAGTGCCGGCAATGCTGTGGATGGACACAAATCAAACCTGCGTGCTTTTGGAGGAGAGTGTTCAATGTCTAAAAATTATGAACGTACTGCCACCTGGTGGGTTAATCTAGAGAGCATCTATAGCATCCATAACATTCGGATCTATTACAGGACCGAGAATTTTCCCTGGG GTCCATCAAACGGGCATACAACGAGATTTCTGGGATTCTCTATATACGTCTCAAACACAACAGACAAGTTAGAGGGAAAACTTTGCTACAAAGACAGGAACTTCACAAGAAGCACGATACCAGCTGTCTTTAACACCACCTGCTTTGTTCATGGTCAGtacgtcatctactacaacgaGAGACTGTCGGGAGTTACCTATCCTAGTGGATATTCTGACTACGCTATTAACGAACTCTGCGAAGTAGAAGTCTATG GTTGTCCCCGACCCGGATACTATGGTATTGACTGTGACCTCCCCTGTCCTGACATCAACTGTGGATACTGTCACATCCAGACGGGTACCTGTCAGGGGGGATGTAAACCTGGATACAAAGGGCACCAGTGTGAATTAG agtGCCAAGATGGATACTTTGGCATAAACTGTGCTCGAGAATGTCCTGCTAACTGTAACAGCTGTAATAAAAAATCTGGACTTTGTGATCTTGGATGTCATCCGGGATGGAAAGGGACACATTGTACAGAAA AATGTGATGGTGGACCTTTTGGAGTGAACTGTAGCATATCATGTGGACGATGTCTTAATAACCAACAATGTCATCATATAAACGGAACATGTGTAACTGGATGTGACCGAGGGTACATTGGAAACACTTGCACTGAAG AATGTGACGGTCATACATATGGATATAATTGTCAAGAGCACTGTGGAATCTGTCGGAATGGAGAGGAATGTGATACAGTGACTGGAGTGTGCCCCAATGGCTGTGACACTGGTTACACGGGGAACAACTGTAAAGAAA CTTGTAGTAACAACACGTATGGACTCCTTTGTTCGTTGACTTGTGGTAACTGCGTTGACAAACAACAATGTCATCACGTGACCGGAAAATGCCCAGAAGGATGCGCTGTGGGATTTCAAGGAGAAAAGTGTGACAAAG TACAGTATCTCCCACCGTCAGCAGAGTCTGCTGACCATCCCTCCATTACTTACAGTGTTTCTGCATTGCTCGCTCTCTGTGTTATCGTTATCATTTTTCTTACCATAAG ATTATGCAAAAACGAACAATGTTATAAGTGCCATCAGCATAAGCAACCGAAGGACAACAAACCTGTAGACACTGCACCATCTACAACTGGTTACGACGTCAACGTTGATGACGGCACGGCATACCAGGAGCTCAACGAAGTCACCAATCAACCACAGAGAAGTGATCTTGGTCACACCGCCGTCAACCCTGATACTTACGTTAATGTTGAGGGAGATAACTCAGCGTATCAGGCGCTAGGAGAAGTCACCCAGCCGTCTCTCTATGATACGCCTTTCCAGAAATAA
- the LOC136270880 gene encoding multiple epidermal growth factor-like domains protein 10 isoform X1 → MFLTNICINICIALWFAFSSAYDNLALNKPAHEEYPYNAFDTDASKALDGLKTDLTFLGGQCSMSAQNQRTSTWWVNLTSTRSIHDIRIYYMTGNVYWDATNGYTSGFLGFSIYVSNTTNKSEGKLCYKDTNFTPSTIPAVFNTTCFVHGQYVIYYNERLPGVTYPSGYSDYAFNDLCEVEVYGCPTPGFYGINCTIPCPDANCGYCHIETGTCQGGCKPGYKGHQCELECVNRKYGDGCQRNCGNCLNRAQCDHVIGTCLQGCEAGYKGQMCDQECGVGFYGRGCTSQCGNCKDQTDCSRFNGICSKGCLPGYRGDTCKEQCDNGTYGNGCYKACGHCVNKSLCNHVNGTCFEGCDPGYRGSRCYQECQNRTYGYRCQRKCGHCLYSSHCDHVDGTCLQGCEAGYGGRTCNLVNLALRKPAYQENIYRHANVSAGNAVDGHKSNLRAFGGECSMSKNYERTATWWVNLESIYSIHNIRIYYRTENFPWGPSNGHTTRFLGFSIYVSNTTDKLEGKLCYKDRNFTRSTIPAVFNTTCFVHGQYVIYYNERLSGVTYPSGYSDYAINELCEVEVYGCPRPGYYGIDCDLPCPDINCGYCHIQTGTCQGGCKPGYKGHQCELECQDGYFGINCARECPANCNSCNKKSGLCDLGCHPGWKGTHCTEKCDGGPFGVNCSISCGRCLNNQQCHHINGTCVTGCDRGYIGNTCTEECDGHTYGYNCQEHCGICRNGEECDTVTGVCPNGCDTGYTGNNCKETCSNNTYGLLCSLTCGNCVDKQQCHHVTGKCPEGCAVGFQGEKCDKVQYLPPSAESADHPSITYSVSALLALCVIVIIFLTIRLCKNEQCYKCHQHKQPKDNKPVDTAPSTTGYDVNVDDGTAYQELNEVTNQPQRSDLGHTAVNPDTYVNVEGDNSAYQALGEVTQPSLYDTPFQK, encoded by the exons atgtttttgacaaatatttgtataaatatttgtattgctttatgGTTTGCCTTCTCTTCTGCTTACG ATAATTTGGCACTAAATAAACCAGCTCATGAAGAGTACCCATACAATGCTTTTGATACTGACGCCAGCAAGGCTCTTGATGGACTTAAGACTGATCTAACTTTTCTTGGAGGACAATGTTCAATGTCAGCCCAAAATCAACGTACCTCCACCTGGTGGGTCAATCTGACCAGTACCCGCAGTATCCACGACATCCGGATCTATTACATGACAGGCAATGTATATTGGG aTGCAACAAACGGATATACGTCGGGGTTTCTGGGATTTTCTATATACGTCTCAAACACAACAAACAAGTCGGAGGGAAAGCTTTGCTACAAAGACACCAACTTCACCCCAAGCACGATACCAGCTGTCTTTAACACCACCTGCTTTGTACATGGTCAAtacgtcatctactacaacgaGAGACTACCAGGAGTTACCTATCCTAGTGGATATTCTGACTACGCCTTTAACGACCTCTGTGAAGTAGAAGTCTATG GATGTCCTACACCTGGCTTTTATGGTATCAATTGCACCATTCCCTGTCCTGACGCCAACTGTGGATACTGTCACATCGAGACGGGCACCTGTCAGGGGGGATGTAAACCTGGATACAAAGGACACCAGTGTGAATTGG AATGTGTCAATAGAAAATACGGAGACGGATGCCAAAGGAATTGTGGGAATTGTTTAAATAGAGCGCAATGTGACCACGTAATTGGAACTTGCTTACAGGGGTGCGAGGCAGGGTACAAAGGTCAAATGTGTGATCAAG AATGTGGAGTAGGTTTTTATGGCCGAGGATGCACGAGTCAATGCGGAAACTGTAAAGACCAAACAGATTGCAGTCGCTTCAATGGAATTTGTTCAAAGGGCTGTCTTCCAGGATATCGCGGAGACACGTGCAAAGAAC AATGTGACAATGGAACATACGGGAACGGATGCTATAAAGCATGTGGACATTGCGTGAACAAGTCGCTCTGTAACCACGTGAACGGGACCTGCTTTGAGGGATGTGATCCGGGATATAGAGGTTCTCGGTGTTATCAAG AATGTCAGAATAGAACATACGGTTACCGATGCCAGAGAAAATGTGGACATTGTTTATACAGCTCCCACTGTGACCACGTTGATGGAACTTGTTTACAGGGATGTGAAGCGGGCTATGGAGGACGCACATGTAACCTAG TTAACTTAGCTCTACGCAAACCAGCATATCAGGAGAACATATACAGACATGCTAACGTCAGTGCCGGCAATGCTGTGGATGGACACAAATCAAACCTGCGTGCTTTTGGAGGAGAGTGTTCAATGTCTAAAAATTATGAACGTACTGCCACCTGGTGGGTTAATCTAGAGAGCATCTATAGCATCCATAACATTCGGATCTATTACAGGACCGAGAATTTTCCCTGGG GTCCATCAAACGGGCATACAACGAGATTTCTGGGATTCTCTATATACGTCTCAAACACAACAGACAAGTTAGAGGGAAAACTTTGCTACAAAGACAGGAACTTCACAAGAAGCACGATACCAGCTGTCTTTAACACCACCTGCTTTGTTCATGGTCAGtacgtcatctactacaacgaGAGACTGTCGGGAGTTACCTATCCTAGTGGATATTCTGACTACGCTATTAACGAACTCTGCGAAGTAGAAGTCTATG GTTGTCCCCGACCCGGATACTATGGTATTGACTGTGACCTCCCCTGTCCTGACATCAACTGTGGATACTGTCACATCCAGACGGGTACCTGTCAGGGGGGATGTAAACCTGGATACAAAGGGCACCAGTGTGAATTAG agtGCCAAGATGGATACTTTGGCATAAACTGTGCTCGAGAATGTCCTGCTAACTGTAACAGCTGTAATAAAAAATCTGGACTTTGTGATCTTGGATGTCATCCGGGATGGAAAGGGACACATTGTACAGAAA AATGTGATGGTGGACCTTTTGGAGTGAACTGTAGCATATCATGTGGACGATGTCTTAATAACCAACAATGTCATCATATAAACGGAACATGTGTAACTGGATGTGACCGAGGGTACATTGGAAACACTTGCACTGAAG AATGTGACGGTCATACATATGGATATAATTGTCAAGAGCACTGTGGAATCTGTCGGAATGGAGAGGAATGTGATACAGTGACTGGAGTGTGCCCCAATGGCTGTGACACTGGTTACACGGGGAACAACTGTAAAGAAA CTTGTAGTAACAACACGTATGGACTCCTTTGTTCGTTGACTTGTGGTAACTGCGTTGACAAACAACAATGTCATCACGTGACCGGAAAATGCCCAGAAGGATGCGCTGTGGGATTTCAAGGAGAAAAGTGTGACAAAG TACAGTATCTCCCACCGTCAGCAGAGTCTGCTGACCATCCCTCCATTACTTACAGTGTTTCTGCATTGCTCGCTCTCTGTGTTATCGTTATCATTTTTCTTACCATAAG ATTATGCAAAAACGAACAATGTTATAAGTGCCATCAGCATAAGCAACCGAAGGACAACAAACCTGTAGACACTGCACCATCTACAACTGGTTACGACGTCAACGTTGATGACGGCACGGCATACCAGGAGCTCAACGAAGTCACCAATCAACCACAGAGAAGTGATCTTGGTCACACCGCCGTCAACCCTGATACTTACGTTAATGTTGAGGGAGATAACTCAGCGTATCAGGCGCTAGGAGAAGTCACCCAGCCGTCTCTCTATGATACGCCTTTCCAGAAATAA
- the LOC136270880 gene encoding multiple epidermal growth factor-like domains protein 11 isoform X3, translating into MFLTNICINICIALWFAFSSAYDNLALNKPAHEEYPYNAFDTDASKALDGLKTDLTFLGGQCSMSAQNQRTSTWWVNLTSTRSIHDIRIYYMTGNVYWDATNGYTSGFLGFSIYVSNTTNKSEGKLCYKDTNFTPSTIPAVFNTTCFVHGQYVIYYNERLPGVTYPSGYSDYAFNDLCEVEVYGCPTPGFYGINCTIPCPDANCGYCHIETGTCQGGCKPGYKGHQCELECDNGTYGNGCYKACGHCVNKSLCNHVNGTCFEGCDPGYRGSRCYQECQNRTYGYRCQRKCGHCLYSSHCDHVDGTCLQGCEAGYGGRTCNLVNLALRKPAYQENIYRHANVSAGNAVDGHKSNLRAFGGECSMSKNYERTATWWVNLESIYSIHNIRIYYRTENFPWGPSNGHTTRFLGFSIYVSNTTDKLEGKLCYKDRNFTRSTIPAVFNTTCFVHGQYVIYYNERLSGVTYPSGYSDYAINELCEVEVYGCPRPGYYGIDCDLPCPDINCGYCHIQTGTCQGGCKPGYKGHQCELECQDGYFGINCARECPANCNSCNKKSGLCDLGCHPGWKGTHCTEKCDGGPFGVNCSISCGRCLNNQQCHHINGTCVTGCDRGYIGNTCTEECDGHTYGYNCQEHCGICRNGEECDTVTGVCPNGCDTGYTGNNCKETCSNNTYGLLCSLTCGNCVDKQQCHHVTGKCPEGCAVGFQGEKCDKVQYLPPSAESADHPSITYSVSALLALCVIVIIFLTIRLCKNEQCYKCHQHKQPKDNKPVDTAPSTTGYDVNVDDGTAYQELNEVTNQPQRSDLGHTAVNPDTYVNVEGDNSAYQALGEVTQPSLYDTPFQK; encoded by the exons atgtttttgacaaatatttgtataaatatttgtattgctttatgGTTTGCCTTCTCTTCTGCTTACG ATAATTTGGCACTAAATAAACCAGCTCATGAAGAGTACCCATACAATGCTTTTGATACTGACGCCAGCAAGGCTCTTGATGGACTTAAGACTGATCTAACTTTTCTTGGAGGACAATGTTCAATGTCAGCCCAAAATCAACGTACCTCCACCTGGTGGGTCAATCTGACCAGTACCCGCAGTATCCACGACATCCGGATCTATTACATGACAGGCAATGTATATTGGG aTGCAACAAACGGATATACGTCGGGGTTTCTGGGATTTTCTATATACGTCTCAAACACAACAAACAAGTCGGAGGGAAAGCTTTGCTACAAAGACACCAACTTCACCCCAAGCACGATACCAGCTGTCTTTAACACCACCTGCTTTGTACATGGTCAAtacgtcatctactacaacgaGAGACTACCAGGAGTTACCTATCCTAGTGGATATTCTGACTACGCCTTTAACGACCTCTGTGAAGTAGAAGTCTATG GATGTCCTACACCTGGCTTTTATGGTATCAATTGCACCATTCCCTGTCCTGACGCCAACTGTGGATACTGTCACATCGAGACGGGCACCTGTCAGGGGGGATGTAAACCTGGATACAAAGGACACCAGTGTGAATTGG AATGTGACAATGGAACATACGGGAACGGATGCTATAAAGCATGTGGACATTGCGTGAACAAGTCGCTCTGTAACCACGTGAACGGGACCTGCTTTGAGGGATGTGATCCGGGATATAGAGGTTCTCGGTGTTATCAAG AATGTCAGAATAGAACATACGGTTACCGATGCCAGAGAAAATGTGGACATTGTTTATACAGCTCCCACTGTGACCACGTTGATGGAACTTGTTTACAGGGATGTGAAGCGGGCTATGGAGGACGCACATGTAACCTAG TTAACTTAGCTCTACGCAAACCAGCATATCAGGAGAACATATACAGACATGCTAACGTCAGTGCCGGCAATGCTGTGGATGGACACAAATCAAACCTGCGTGCTTTTGGAGGAGAGTGTTCAATGTCTAAAAATTATGAACGTACTGCCACCTGGTGGGTTAATCTAGAGAGCATCTATAGCATCCATAACATTCGGATCTATTACAGGACCGAGAATTTTCCCTGGG GTCCATCAAACGGGCATACAACGAGATTTCTGGGATTCTCTATATACGTCTCAAACACAACAGACAAGTTAGAGGGAAAACTTTGCTACAAAGACAGGAACTTCACAAGAAGCACGATACCAGCTGTCTTTAACACCACCTGCTTTGTTCATGGTCAGtacgtcatctactacaacgaGAGACTGTCGGGAGTTACCTATCCTAGTGGATATTCTGACTACGCTATTAACGAACTCTGCGAAGTAGAAGTCTATG GTTGTCCCCGACCCGGATACTATGGTATTGACTGTGACCTCCCCTGTCCTGACATCAACTGTGGATACTGTCACATCCAGACGGGTACCTGTCAGGGGGGATGTAAACCTGGATACAAAGGGCACCAGTGTGAATTAG agtGCCAAGATGGATACTTTGGCATAAACTGTGCTCGAGAATGTCCTGCTAACTGTAACAGCTGTAATAAAAAATCTGGACTTTGTGATCTTGGATGTCATCCGGGATGGAAAGGGACACATTGTACAGAAA AATGTGATGGTGGACCTTTTGGAGTGAACTGTAGCATATCATGTGGACGATGTCTTAATAACCAACAATGTCATCATATAAACGGAACATGTGTAACTGGATGTGACCGAGGGTACATTGGAAACACTTGCACTGAAG AATGTGACGGTCATACATATGGATATAATTGTCAAGAGCACTGTGGAATCTGTCGGAATGGAGAGGAATGTGATACAGTGACTGGAGTGTGCCCCAATGGCTGTGACACTGGTTACACGGGGAACAACTGTAAAGAAA CTTGTAGTAACAACACGTATGGACTCCTTTGTTCGTTGACTTGTGGTAACTGCGTTGACAAACAACAATGTCATCACGTGACCGGAAAATGCCCAGAAGGATGCGCTGTGGGATTTCAAGGAGAAAAGTGTGACAAAG TACAGTATCTCCCACCGTCAGCAGAGTCTGCTGACCATCCCTCCATTACTTACAGTGTTTCTGCATTGCTCGCTCTCTGTGTTATCGTTATCATTTTTCTTACCATAAG ATTATGCAAAAACGAACAATGTTATAAGTGCCATCAGCATAAGCAACCGAAGGACAACAAACCTGTAGACACTGCACCATCTACAACTGGTTACGACGTCAACGTTGATGACGGCACGGCATACCAGGAGCTCAACGAAGTCACCAATCAACCACAGAGAAGTGATCTTGGTCACACCGCCGTCAACCCTGATACTTACGTTAATGTTGAGGGAGATAACTCAGCGTATCAGGCGCTAGGAGAAGTCACCCAGCCGTCTCTCTATGATACGCCTTTCCAGAAATAA